A region of Lycium barbarum isolate Lr01 chromosome 3, ASM1917538v2, whole genome shotgun sequence DNA encodes the following proteins:
- the LOC132630762 gene encoding uncharacterized protein LOC132630762 has product MSHSTPAVDPPFQQMADLFRHIARRMPDPNEINFEKMRKMRGVEFEGTIDPTDVEQWLECMERVFEQLECSDATKFKHVVSLLQKDAYDWWVSVPNAKEKPPVLTRNDFVKEFHMKGSSKRGRFDNSKAVSVHKSARHKQNRSNFSTASTPSYGQGKTRVPTCAQYGKNHSGTCRRASGAFFNCGSFDHKVKDCPNPNLISSPRTEGSVQKPITSPSQGNRGARSRNMQATSADGANQASRSRDTAQAYAMRQRDDQDKADGVVGFPKNVKSVRLDCGVFVQSPLGQHVICNQIYRDCPLVIQNLVLPANFIEMPFQDYGVIVGMDWPYRYHVVVDCRSKHVTFRAPSFSHIIVQGERSLTSNIISVVVARKMVSKGYEAYLAHIFDTHMESPGLKDIPVVCEFP; this is encoded by the exons ATGAGTCATAGTACTCCTGCTGTTGATCCTCCTTTTCAACAAATGGCTGATTTATTTCGTCACATAGCTAGAAGAATGCCCGACCCTAATGAAATAAACtttgagaaaatgagaaaaatgagggGAGTTGAGTTTGAAGGCACTATTGATCCTACGGATGTCGAGCAGTGGTTGGAGTGCATGGAAAGAGTATTTGAGCAATTAGAGTGTTCAGACGCTACCAAATTTAAGCATGTTGTCTCACTGTTACAAAAAGATGCCTATGACTGGTGGGTAAGTGTACCGAATGCCAAGGAAAAACCTCCTGTTCTTACTAGGAATGATTTTGTCAAAGAATTTCATATGAA agGTTCATCAAAAAGGGGAAGGTTTGATAATTCCAAAGCTGTTAGTGTTCACAAGTCAGCCCGGCATAAGCAAAATAGATCAAATTTCTCTACTGCTAGCACTCCAAGCTATGGCCAAGGAAAGACTCGTGTACCCACTTGTGCACAATATGGAAAGAATCACTCTGGTACTTGTAGGAGAGCTTCTGGTGCTTTTTTTAATTGTGGGAGCTTCGATCATAAAGTGAAGGATTGTCCTAATCCTAACCTTATTTCTTCTCCACGTACAGAAGGCTCAGTTCAAAAACCTATTACCAGTCCTTCTCAAGGTAATAGAGGTGCCAGATCTAGAAACATGCAAGCAACAAGTGCAGATGGAGCTAATCAAGCTAGTAGGTCAAGAGATACAGCACAAGCTTATGCTATGAGACAGAGGGATGACCAAGATAAGGCGGATGGGGTTGTTG GTTTTCCTAAAAATGTGAAATCTGTGAGACTTGATTGTGGTGTGTTTGTCCAAAGTCCTTTGGGTCAACATGTTATTTGTAATCAAATCTATCGAGATTGTCCCTTGGTGATTCAAAATCTAGTCTTACCTGCTAATTTTATTGAAATGCCTTTCCAAGACTATGGTGTCATCGTCGGTATGGATTGGCCTTATAGATACCATGTAGTAGTGGATTGTAGGTCAAAGCATGTGACCTTTAGAGCTCCTTCATTTTCACACATCATTGTTCAAGGTGAAAGATCATTGACATCTAATATTATCTCTGTGGTTGTGGCAAGAAAGATGGTTAGTAAGGGTTATGAAGCTTATCTTGCTCATATATTTGATACACACATGGAAAGTCCAGGCCTTAAAGATATACCAGTTGTATGTGAATTTCCCTGA